The Streptomyces sp. HUAS CB01 genome has a segment encoding these proteins:
- the cobM gene encoding precorrin-4 C(11)-methyltransferase, translated as MTVHFIGAGPGAADLITVRGARTLASCRVCLYAGSLVPAELLAECPPDARLVDTANLDLDAITAEFVRAHEEGHDVARLHSGDPSVFSAVAEQMRRLDAAGIPYEVVPGVPAFAAAAAALKRELTVPTVGQTVVLTRVAQQATPMPEGEDLATLGRSGALLVLHLAARYVDRVVAELLPHYGPDCPAAVVAMASRPDELILRGTLDEIAGLTKEAGVTKTAVILVGRTLAASQFRDSHLYDPARDRHVC; from the coding sequence ATGACCGTCCACTTCATCGGTGCGGGCCCCGGTGCCGCCGATCTGATCACCGTGCGCGGCGCCCGGACGCTCGCGTCGTGCCGGGTCTGTCTCTACGCGGGCTCGCTCGTCCCCGCCGAACTCCTCGCCGAATGCCCGCCGGACGCCCGTCTCGTGGACACCGCGAACCTCGATCTGGACGCGATCACCGCGGAGTTCGTCCGCGCCCACGAGGAGGGCCACGACGTGGCCCGGCTGCACTCCGGCGACCCGTCCGTCTTCAGCGCCGTGGCGGAGCAGATGCGGCGGCTCGACGCCGCGGGCATTCCGTACGAGGTCGTCCCGGGCGTTCCGGCGTTCGCGGCCGCTGCGGCCGCGCTGAAGCGGGAGCTGACGGTGCCGACCGTCGGCCAGACGGTCGTCCTGACCCGTGTCGCCCAGCAGGCCACCCCCATGCCCGAGGGCGAGGACCTGGCCACTCTGGGACGCAGCGGTGCCCTGCTCGTCCTGCACCTCGCCGCCCGCTACGTCGACCGTGTGGTCGCCGAACTGCTGCCGCACTACGGGCCGGACTGCCCCGCCGCCGTGGTGGCCATGGCCAGCCGCCCGGACGAACTGATCCTGCGCGGCACGCTCGACGAGATCGCCGGCCTGACGAAGGAGGCGGGCGTCACGAAGACCGCGGTCATCCTGGTGGGCCGCACCCTGGCGGCCTCCCAGTTCCGCGACAGCCACCTGTACGACCCGGCGCGGGACCGGCACGTCTGCTGA
- a CDS encoding cobalt-precorrin-5B (C(1))-methyltransferase — MSEPAPVGGRSAQLKHTGLRPGWTTGACATAATTAAYTALLTGDFPDPVTITLPKGRTPAFALAAEELGNGSATAAVVKDAGDDPDVTHGALIRATVRVLPAGSGVVFRAGPGVGTVTRPGLPLGVGEPAINPVPRQMMRDHVAEVASRHGGAGDVEITVSVDHGEEIARSTWNPRLGILGGLSVLGTTGVVVPYSCSAWIDSIRRGVDVARAAGRTHLAGCTGSTSERTAVALYGLPEDALLDMGDFAGAVLKYVRRHPVERLTVCGGFAKLSKLAAGHMDLHSARSQVDKGFLAELARRGGADEELAAEVAAANTGLAALQSCAARGVPLGDLVAATARDQALEVLRGAPVTVDVVCVDRAGTVVGRSTPKGP; from the coding sequence ATGAGTGAACCGGCGCCCGTGGGCGGACGCAGCGCCCAACTCAAGCACACGGGTCTCCGGCCCGGCTGGACCACCGGGGCCTGTGCCACCGCCGCGACGACCGCCGCCTACACCGCGCTGCTCACCGGCGACTTCCCGGACCCGGTGACGATCACCCTGCCCAAGGGCCGGACGCCCGCGTTCGCGCTGGCCGCGGAGGAGCTGGGGAACGGGAGCGCGACGGCGGCCGTGGTGAAGGACGCCGGGGACGACCCGGACGTCACGCACGGCGCGCTGATCCGGGCGACCGTACGGGTCCTGCCCGCCGGTTCGGGGGTGGTGTTCCGCGCCGGGCCGGGCGTCGGCACCGTCACCCGACCCGGGCTGCCGCTCGGCGTCGGCGAGCCGGCGATCAATCCGGTGCCCCGGCAGATGATGCGCGACCACGTCGCGGAGGTCGCCTCCCGGCACGGCGGCGCGGGCGACGTCGAGATCACGGTCTCCGTCGACCACGGCGAGGAGATCGCGCGGTCCACCTGGAACCCGAGGCTCGGCATTCTCGGTGGACTGTCCGTCCTGGGCACCACCGGCGTCGTGGTGCCCTACTCCTGCTCCGCCTGGATCGACTCGATCCGCCGCGGCGTGGACGTGGCGCGGGCGGCGGGACGCACCCATCTCGCCGGGTGCACGGGCTCGACCTCGGAGAGGACGGCCGTGGCCCTGTACGGGCTGCCCGAGGACGCCCTGCTGGACATGGGCGACTTCGCGGGCGCGGTGCTCAAGTACGTCCGCAGGCACCCCGTCGAGCGGCTCACCGTCTGCGGCGGCTTCGCGAAACTGTCCAAACTGGCGGCCGGCCACATGGATCTGCACTCCGCCCGCTCCCAGGTGGACAAGGGCTTCCTCGCGGAGCTGGCCCGCCGGGGAGGGGCGGACGAGGAGCTGGCGGCCGAGGTCGCCGCCGCCAACACCGGCCTCGCGGCGCTCCAGTCGTGCGCGGCCCGCGGCGTCCCGCTCGGCGATCTCGTGGCCGCGACGGCCCGCGACCAGGCGCTGGAGGTGCTGCGGGGCGCGCCGGTCACGGTGGACGTCGTGTGCGTCGACCGTGCGGGCACGGTGGTCGGCCGCTCGACGCCGAAGGGGCCCTGA
- the wrbA gene encoding NAD(P)H:quinone oxidoreductase has protein sequence MSAKVAVIYYSSTGNVHQLAKAVAEGAEKAGAEVRLRRVPELAPDSAIDANPAWREHVEATKDVEVATLDDLEWADAYALGSPTRFGNIAAQLKQYLDTTGGLWQQGVMADKPATGFTSAHNANGGNESTLLALYNTLHHWGSIIVSPGYTNPVVYGAGGNPYGTSHPGGAGAPADETLEAARYQGERLAKIAARLSD, from the coding sequence ATGAGCGCCAAGGTCGCGGTCATCTACTACTCGTCGACCGGCAACGTGCACCAGCTCGCCAAGGCCGTCGCCGAAGGCGCGGAGAAGGCGGGCGCCGAGGTGCGCCTGCGCCGGGTGCCGGAGCTGGCTCCGGACTCCGCCATCGACGCCAACCCCGCGTGGCGGGAGCACGTCGAGGCGACGAAGGACGTCGAGGTCGCCACGCTCGACGACCTGGAGTGGGCGGACGCCTACGCCCTGGGCTCGCCCACCCGCTTCGGCAACATCGCGGCGCAGCTCAAGCAGTACCTCGACACCACCGGCGGGCTGTGGCAGCAGGGCGTCATGGCCGACAAGCCGGCCACGGGCTTCACCAGCGCCCACAACGCGAACGGCGGCAACGAGTCCACCCTGCTCGCGCTGTACAACACGCTCCACCACTGGGGCTCGATCATCGTCTCGCCCGGCTACACCAACCCCGTGGTGTACGGCGCGGGCGGCAACCCCTACGGCACGTCCCACCCGGGCGGCGCCGGTGCCCCGGCCGACGAGACGCTCGAGGCCGCGCGCTACCAGGGCGAGCGGCTGGCGAAGATCGCTGCGCGACTGAGCGACTGA
- a CDS encoding cobalt-precorrin-6A reductase translates to MHVLVLGGTTEARTLAESLHARGERVTTSLAGRVAAPRLPRGEVRIGGFGGTEGLAAWLREHQVDVLIDATHPFAGTISFHAAHAADQAHVPLLALRRPGWVPGAGDDWHPVDSLAQAAEALPSLGRRVFLTTGRMGLASFAHLDDLWFLVRSVDPPEPPHPARMRVLLDRGPFTLDGERRLLADHAVDVLVTKDSGAAATSPKLTAAREAGVPVVVVRRPPTPEGVPTVTGVEEALARVTELRQAPG, encoded by the coding sequence GTGCACGTCCTGGTCCTCGGCGGTACGACGGAGGCGCGCACCCTCGCCGAGTCGCTGCACGCGCGCGGGGAGCGGGTGACCACGTCGCTCGCGGGACGGGTCGCGGCACCCAGACTGCCCCGCGGCGAGGTACGGATCGGCGGCTTCGGCGGGACGGAGGGCCTCGCCGCCTGGCTGCGGGAGCACCAGGTGGACGTGCTCATCGACGCCACCCATCCTTTCGCCGGGACGATCAGTTTCCACGCGGCGCACGCCGCGGACCAGGCCCATGTTCCCCTGCTCGCGCTGCGGCGGCCCGGGTGGGTCCCGGGCGCGGGCGACGACTGGCACCCGGTCGACTCCCTCGCACAGGCGGCCGAGGCGCTTCCCTCACTGGGGCGCCGGGTCTTCCTGACGACCGGCCGCATGGGACTGGCGTCCTTCGCGCACCTCGACGACCTGTGGTTCCTGGTCCGCTCCGTGGACCCGCCGGAGCCGCCGCACCCCGCGCGGATGCGGGTGCTCCTGGACCGCGGCCCCTTCACGCTCGACGGCGAGCGGAGGCTGCTCGCCGACCATGCCGTCGACGTCCTGGTGACCAAGGACAGCGGCGCCGCGGCGACCTCCCCCAAGCTCACCGCGGCCCGCGAGGCGGGTGTCCCTGTCGTCGTGGTCCGCCGTCCGCCCACGCCCGAGGGCGTCCCCACGGTGACGGGGGTGGAGGAGGCGCTGGCCCGGGTGACGGAGCTGCGGCAGGCGCCGGGGTAA
- a CDS encoding TetR/AcrR family transcriptional regulator yields MGEQGDKRGTLRTELAITGQPPAERADAARNRRRILDAAAGLVAERGPEAITMNAVAQAAGIGVGTVYRRFGDVAQLLFALLDDRERQFQEGFLRGPAPLGPDGRPAERLRAFLHALADHVAEQQTTMLAAEAASPLARYTSGAYLTMHTHVSMLLRQVRPEADEAVLAHLLLAPFLPSLFRHLTAECGRSPEQIKAGIDQLMGLCSGELQGFCPE; encoded by the coding sequence ATCGGCGAGCAGGGCGACAAGCGCGGCACCCTCCGCACCGAACTGGCGATCACCGGCCAGCCGCCGGCCGAACGCGCGGACGCCGCGCGCAACCGCCGGAGGATCCTCGACGCGGCGGCGGGGCTCGTCGCCGAGCGCGGCCCCGAGGCGATCACGATGAACGCCGTGGCGCAGGCCGCCGGGATCGGTGTGGGTACGGTCTACCGCCGCTTCGGCGACGTGGCCCAGTTGCTGTTCGCCCTGCTCGACGACCGCGAGCGGCAGTTCCAGGAGGGGTTCCTCAGGGGGCCGGCCCCCCTCGGGCCCGACGGGCGGCCCGCCGAGCGGCTGCGGGCCTTCCTCCACGCGCTCGCCGACCACGTCGCCGAGCAGCAGACGACGATGCTCGCCGCGGAGGCCGCCTCACCGCTCGCGCGCTACACGAGCGGCGCGTACCTGACCATGCACACCCACGTGTCCATGCTGCTGCGCCAGGTACGGCCCGAGGCGGACGAGGCCGTCCTGGCGCATCTGCTGCTGGCCCCGTTCCTGCCGAGCCTGTTCCGGCACCTCACGGCGGAGTGCGGGAGGTCACCGGAGCAGATCAAGGCGGGGATCGATCAGCTGATGGGGCTCTGTTCCGGCGAGCTGCAGGGATTCTGCCCGGAGTAG
- the cbiE gene encoding precorrin-6y C5,15-methyltransferase (decarboxylating) subunit CbiE: MNSDPRPAVSVVGIGADGWDGLPENSRAALRAADVLVGGPRQLALLPPAECAGERVPWPSPLRPAVPALLAAHTGRRLAVLASGDPMFYGIGRTLTEIAGADALRVLPHPSSVSYACARLGLPVEETEVVTLVGRPAAALAAALHHGRRLLVLSAGADTPAEVAALLTAKGFGPSRMTVLEQLGSERERRVAGLAETWRHPPGDPLNVIAVDCVRAPGALRLGAVPGLPDEAYESDGQLTKRHVRAATLAALAPAPGELLWDVGGGSGSIAIEWMRTHRSCRAVTVERDAERARRIALNAESLGVPGLRVVRAAAPDGLAGLPVPDAVFIGGGLTAPGLLDACWDALPEGGRLVANTVTLESEALLAERRRRHGGELVRLAVAHAVPVGGFTGWRQAMPVTQWSVTKSPAGEPS, translated from the coding sequence GTGAATTCCGACCCCCGCCCCGCCGTCTCCGTCGTCGGGATCGGCGCCGACGGCTGGGACGGACTGCCCGAGAACTCCCGTGCCGCGCTGCGCGCCGCCGACGTGCTCGTCGGCGGCCCGCGCCAGCTCGCACTGCTGCCCCCCGCCGAGTGCGCCGGTGAGCGGGTGCCGTGGCCGTCACCGCTGCGACCGGCGGTGCCCGCGCTGCTCGCCGCGCACACCGGCCGCCGCCTGGCCGTCCTCGCGAGCGGCGACCCCATGTTCTACGGCATCGGCCGCACGCTCACCGAGATCGCCGGCGCCGACGCGCTGCGCGTGCTGCCGCATCCGTCCTCCGTCTCGTACGCCTGTGCCCGGCTCGGCCTGCCCGTGGAGGAGACCGAGGTCGTGACGCTGGTCGGCAGGCCGGCCGCCGCGCTCGCCGCCGCGCTGCACCACGGCCGGCGGCTGCTGGTGCTGAGCGCCGGCGCGGACACCCCGGCCGAAGTGGCGGCGCTGCTGACCGCGAAGGGCTTCGGCCCCAGCCGGATGACGGTGCTGGAACAGCTGGGCTCCGAGCGGGAGCGCCGGGTCGCCGGCCTCGCGGAGACCTGGCGGCACCCGCCGGGCGATCCCCTCAACGTCATCGCCGTCGACTGCGTGCGCGCCCCCGGAGCGCTGCGGCTCGGCGCCGTCCCCGGACTGCCGGACGAGGCGTACGAGAGCGACGGCCAGCTGACCAAGCGCCATGTCCGGGCCGCGACGCTCGCCGCGCTCGCCCCCGCGCCGGGCGAACTGCTGTGGGACGTCGGCGGCGGCTCCGGCTCGATCGCGATCGAGTGGATGCGTACGCACCGGTCGTGCCGGGCGGTGACGGTCGAGCGGGACGCGGAACGGGCGCGGCGCATCGCACTCAACGCGGAGTCGCTCGGCGTGCCCGGACTGCGGGTCGTCAGGGCGGCGGCTCCGGACGGGCTGGCCGGACTGCCCGTGCCCGACGCGGTGTTCATCGGCGGCGGGCTCACCGCGCCGGGACTGCTCGACGCCTGCTGGGACGCGCTCCCGGAGGGCGGACGGCTCGTGGCGAACACCGTGACGCTCGAGTCGGAGGCGCTGCTGGCGGAGCGCCGCCGGCGGCACGGCGGCGAGCTGGTGCGGCTCGCCGTGGCGCACGCCGTGCCCGTGGGCGGTTTCACCGGCTGGCGGCAGGCGATGCCCGTCACGCAATGGTCCGTCACCAAATCCCCTGCAGGAGAACCCTCATGA
- a CDS encoding precorrin-8X methylmutase — MSDKTVFDYEKDGAEIYRQSFATIRAEAALDALPADVSQVAVRMIHACGMVDLVRDLAYSPGVVARAREALRAGAPILCDAQMVASGVTRKRLPAGNEVICTLSEPSVPELAAGLGTTRSAAALELWRDRLDGAVVAVGNAPTALFRLLEMIDAGAPRPAAVVGVPVGFIGAAESKDALAAHGGGLDYLVVRGRRGGSAMAAAAINAMASEAE; from the coding sequence ATGAGCGACAAGACCGTGTTCGACTACGAGAAGGACGGCGCGGAGATCTACCGCCAGTCCTTTGCCACGATCCGTGCCGAGGCGGCGCTCGACGCGCTGCCGGCCGACGTCAGCCAGGTCGCGGTGCGGATGATCCACGCCTGCGGCATGGTCGACCTCGTCCGCGATCTCGCGTACTCGCCCGGGGTGGTGGCCCGTGCCCGCGAGGCGCTGCGCGCCGGGGCGCCGATCCTGTGCGACGCGCAGATGGTCGCCAGCGGCGTCACCCGCAAGCGGCTGCCCGCCGGCAACGAGGTGATCTGCACCCTGTCCGAGCCGTCCGTGCCGGAGCTGGCCGCCGGGCTCGGGACGACCCGCAGCGCGGCCGCGCTCGAACTGTGGCGGGACCGCCTCGACGGTGCCGTGGTCGCCGTCGGCAACGCCCCCACCGCGCTGTTCAGGCTGCTGGAGATGATCGACGCGGGCGCGCCCCGTCCGGCCGCCGTGGTCGGCGTCCCGGTGGGCTTCATAGGCGCGGCCGAGTCCAAGGACGCCCTCGCCGCGCACGGGGGCGGTCTGGACTACCTGGTGGTGCGCGGCCGGCGCGGCGGCAGCGCCATGGCCGCGGCCGCGATCAACGCGATGGCGAGTGAGGCGGAGTGA
- a CDS encoding cation:proton antiporter, producing MHDTTMLLIELGGIILTLGLIGRFAGRFGLSPIPLYLLAGLAFGEGGLLPLSASGDFIAVGAEIGVILLLLLLGLEYSASELVTSLRTQYPSGVVDFLLNAPPGAAAALLLGWGPVGAVALAGVTWISSSGVIAKILTDLGRLGNRETPVILGVLVIEDLSMAVYLPLLTALLAGLGLAGGSITLLIAVGTVSFVLLLAVRHGRHLSRAVSSDDPEMLLLVVLGLTLLVAGVAQELQVSAAVGAFLVGIALSGEVAEGARRLLAPLRDLFAAVFFVFFGLSTDPTAIPPVLLPALLLAVVTSLTKVATGWYAARRAGIGPRGRLRAGGTLVARGEFSIVIAGLAAATEPRVVPLATAYVLILVILGPLAARWTEPAVHRVGSWLRHSPRPRPPRGAERGASATDGAVAPASGG from the coding sequence GTGCACGACACGACCATGCTTCTCATCGAACTCGGCGGGATCATCCTCACCCTGGGGCTGATCGGCCGGTTCGCCGGACGTTTCGGCCTGTCCCCGATCCCCCTCTATCTGCTGGCCGGGCTCGCCTTCGGCGAGGGCGGGCTGCTGCCGCTCAGCGCCAGCGGGGACTTCATCGCCGTCGGCGCCGAGATCGGCGTGATCCTGCTGCTCCTGCTGCTCGGTCTCGAGTACAGCGCGTCCGAACTGGTGACCAGTCTGCGCACCCAGTACCCCTCGGGCGTCGTGGACTTCCTGCTCAACGCCCCGCCGGGGGCCGCGGCAGCGCTGCTGCTCGGCTGGGGGCCGGTGGGGGCCGTGGCGCTCGCCGGCGTCACCTGGATCTCGTCCTCGGGCGTGATCGCGAAGATCCTCACGGACCTCGGGCGGCTCGGCAACCGCGAGACGCCGGTGATCCTCGGCGTCCTGGTCATCGAGGACCTGTCGATGGCCGTGTACCTGCCCCTGCTGACCGCGCTGCTCGCGGGACTCGGCCTGGCCGGCGGCAGCATCACCCTGCTGATCGCCGTCGGCACGGTCTCCTTCGTCCTCCTCCTCGCGGTCCGCCACGGCAGACACCTCAGCCGGGCGGTCTCCTCGGACGACCCGGAGATGCTGCTGCTGGTCGTGCTGGGCCTCACCCTGCTGGTCGCCGGCGTGGCGCAGGAACTGCAGGTGTCGGCTGCGGTGGGCGCGTTCCTGGTGGGCATCGCGCTGTCGGGCGAGGTGGCGGAGGGTGCGCGGCGGCTGCTCGCCCCGCTCCGGGACCTCTTCGCAGCGGTCTTCTTCGTGTTCTTCGGGCTGTCGACCGATCCGACGGCCATCCCCCCGGTGCTGCTGCCGGCGCTGCTGCTGGCGGTGGTCACCAGTCTGACCAAGGTCGCGACCGGCTGGTACGCGGCCCGCCGCGCCGGCATCGGCCCGCGCGGCCGGCTCCGGGCGGGCGGCACGCTGGTGGCCCGCGGCGAGTTCTCCATCGTCATCGCCGGACTGGCGGCCGCCACCGAGCCGCGTGTGGTGCCGCTGGCCACCGCGTACGTCCTGATCCTGGTGATCCTGGGGCCGCTCGCCGCCCGCTGGACCGAGCCCGCGGTCCACAGGGTCGGGTCCTGGCTCCGCCACAGCCCTCGGCCGCGGCCGCCGAGAGGCGCGGAGAGGGGGGCGTCCGCCACGGACGGGGCCGTGGCGCCCGCGTCGGGTGGCTGA
- a CDS encoding cation:proton antiporter regulatory subunit: MATRRTPLPGVGTQYDFTSESGHHLSLVVHQDGRRFLGFYSTDDPDESEASVPLTPEEAGALARLLAPSPVEGVRTDGLDLVTEHIPVTSRSVYAGRPLGDTRARTRTGASIVAVRRPSSVHPSPGPGFRLMIGDTLVVVGTREGVDALAEIVAGSGDDPADSGAGG; the protein is encoded by the coding sequence ATGGCCACGCGACGCACTCCCCTGCCGGGCGTCGGCACGCAGTACGACTTCACCTCGGAGAGCGGTCACCACCTCTCGCTGGTCGTCCACCAGGACGGCCGGCGGTTCCTCGGCTTCTACTCAACGGACGACCCCGACGAGTCCGAGGCGTCCGTGCCGCTCACGCCCGAGGAGGCCGGTGCGCTCGCCCGCCTGCTGGCCCCGTCCCCCGTCGAGGGCGTGCGCACGGACGGGCTCGACCTGGTGACCGAGCACATCCCCGTCACGTCCCGGTCCGTGTACGCGGGACGGCCGCTGGGCGACACCCGGGCCCGTACCCGCACGGGCGCGTCGATCGTCGCCGTCCGCCGCCCGAGCAGTGTGCACCCCTCCCCGGGGCCGGGCTTCCGGCTGATGATCGGTGACACGCTCGTGGTGGTCGGCACCCGGGAGGGCGTGGACGCGCTCGCCGAGATCGTCGCGGGCTCCGGAGACGACCCCGCCGACTCCGGAGCCGGGGGCTGA
- a CDS encoding precorrin-2 C(20)-methyltransferase, with protein sequence MSTQRTGRLYGVGLGPGDPSLMTLRAAQVVAEADVVAYHCARHGRSIARSIVAGHLRPDHIEERLMYPITVETTDHPGGYRGALDDFYEEAAARLAAHLDAGRTVAVLAEGDPLFYGSYQHMHKRLAHRYPTEVIPGVTSVSAAAARLGEPLCEAEEVLTIVPGTLPEEELTARLAATDSAVVMKLGRTFPAVRRALERAGRLEDARYVERATMTGERTGRLADVDPESVPYFSVAVLPSRIDEVRPEARPQGEVVVVGTGPAGPLWLTPETRGALAAADDLVGYTTYLDRVPVRAGQRRHGSDNKVEAERAEFALDLARRGRRVAVVSGGDPGVFAMATAVLEVAAQEPYADVPVRVLPGLTAANAAAARAGAPLGHDYATLSLSDRLKPWEVIAERLTAAARADLVLALYNPGSRSRTWQVAKARELLLGHRAPDTPVVVARDVGGPEESVRIVRLGELDPAVVDMRTLLLVGSSQTRTVRRGSGEEIVWTPRTYPEDASAPE encoded by the coding sequence GTGAGCACACAGCGGACCGGCAGGCTGTACGGCGTCGGACTCGGCCCCGGCGACCCGTCGCTGATGACGCTCCGGGCGGCCCAGGTCGTCGCGGAGGCGGACGTCGTGGCGTACCACTGCGCCCGGCACGGCCGTTCCATCGCCCGCTCCATCGTGGCGGGGCATCTGCGCCCCGACCACATCGAGGAGCGTCTGATGTACCCGATCACCGTGGAGACCACGGACCACCCCGGCGGTTACCGGGGGGCGCTCGACGACTTCTACGAGGAGGCCGCGGCCAGGCTCGCGGCGCATCTCGACGCCGGCCGGACCGTGGCGGTGCTCGCGGAGGGCGACCCGCTCTTCTACGGCTCGTACCAGCACATGCACAAGCGGCTGGCGCACCGGTACCCGACCGAGGTGATCCCGGGCGTGACCTCGGTGAGCGCCGCGGCCGCGCGGCTCGGGGAGCCGCTCTGCGAGGCGGAGGAGGTGCTGACGATCGTGCCGGGCACGCTGCCCGAGGAGGAGCTGACGGCCCGTCTCGCCGCCACCGACTCGGCGGTGGTGATGAAGCTCGGGCGGACCTTCCCCGCCGTGCGGCGGGCGCTGGAGCGGGCGGGCCGGCTGGAGGACGCGCGCTACGTGGAGCGGGCCACGATGACCGGCGAGCGCACCGGGCGGCTGGCGGACGTGGACCCGGAGTCCGTGCCGTACTTCTCGGTGGCGGTGCTGCCGAGCCGGATCGACGAGGTGCGGCCCGAGGCGCGTCCTCAGGGCGAGGTCGTCGTCGTGGGCACCGGACCGGCCGGACCGCTGTGGCTGACGCCCGAGACGCGCGGCGCGCTCGCAGCCGCCGACGACCTGGTCGGCTACACGACCTATCTGGACCGGGTGCCGGTGCGTGCGGGGCAGCGCCGCCACGGCTCGGACAACAAGGTGGAGGCCGAGCGGGCGGAGTTCGCCCTCGATCTCGCCCGGCGGGGCCGGCGGGTCGCGGTGGTGTCGGGCGGCGACCCGGGGGTCTTCGCCATGGCCACGGCGGTGCTGGAGGTCGCGGCGCAGGAACCGTACGCGGACGTGCCCGTGCGGGTGCTGCCGGGCCTCACCGCGGCGAACGCCGCCGCCGCGCGCGCCGGGGCGCCGCTGGGGCACGACTACGCGACCCTCTCCCTGTCCGACCGGCTCAAGCCGTGGGAGGTCATCGCGGAGCGGCTGACGGCCGCGGCCCGTGCCGATCTCGTCCTGGCCCTGTACAACCCCGGTTCGCGCAGCCGGACCTGGCAGGTCGCCAAGGCCCGTGAGCTGCTGCTCGGCCACCGCGCCCCGGACACGCCCGTCGTCGTCGCGCGCGACGTCGGTGGTCCCGAGGAGAGCGTGCGGATCGTGCGCCTCGGCGAACTCGACCCGGCGGTGGTGGACATGCGGACCCTGCTGCTGGTCGGCTCCTCGCAGACCCGGACGGTGCGCCGCGGTTCGGGCGAGGAGATCGTCTGGACACCGCGCACGTACCCGGAGGACGCCTCGGCTCCGGAGTGA